One Planktothrix sp. FACHB-1365 genomic window carries:
- a CDS encoding alpha/beta hydrolase has protein sequence MFNFAELGRFFFEGINVYPNISYRQINDVTVFLDIYQPKNLTGKNKTLVAIHGGGWISGNKEEIVPQLIPFLTQGWSIVNVEYRLGAVALAPAAVEDVCCALRWVFSHADEYQFDCNKIVVIGGSAGGHLATLCSILPNSAGFDRLTEISDYNHSENLPELKVAAIINLFGIMDVNDILRGINRKDYAVLWFGQQPNIEELATQISPINYVRSGLPPVLTIHGNQDELVPYQQAVKMHQKLDDFRVPNQLLTLTGAGHGNFSPEQAYLIYQTIQDFLQTYQLS, from the coding sequence ATGTTCAATTTTGCTGAACTGGGACGTTTCTTTTTTGAAGGGATAAATGTTTACCCCAATATTTCCTATCGTCAAATCAATGATGTAACGGTTTTTCTGGATATCTATCAACCTAAAAACTTAACGGGAAAAAATAAAACCTTAGTTGCTATTCATGGAGGGGGGTGGATATCAGGAAATAAGGAAGAAATTGTCCCACAATTGATTCCATTTTTAACTCAAGGATGGTCTATAGTTAATGTAGAATATCGTTTAGGGGCTGTAGCTTTAGCTCCGGCGGCGGTTGAAGATGTTTGTTGTGCATTACGCTGGGTTTTTTCCCATGCTGATGAATATCAATTTGACTGTAATAAAATTGTTGTGATTGGCGGTTCTGCCGGAGGACATTTAGCAACTTTATGTAGTATTTTACCTAATTCTGCTGGATTCGATAGATTGACTGAAATCTCTGATTACAATCACTCTGAAAACTTACCCGAACTAAAGGTTGCTGCCATTATTAATTTGTTTGGGATTATGGATGTTAACGATATTCTAAGGGGGATTAATCGCAAAGATTATGCAGTTCTTTGGTTTGGACAACAACCCAATATAGAGGAATTAGCAACTCAAATTTCCCCGATTAATTATGTTCGCTCTGGATTACCCCCTGTATTAACAATTCATGGGAATCAAGATGAGTTAGTTCCCTATCAACAAGCAGTTAAAATGCACCAAAAGTTAGATGACTTTAGGGTTCCTAATCAATTATTAACCTTAACAGGGGCAGGACATGGCAACTTTTCCCCAGAACAAGCTTATTTAATCTATCAAACTATTCAAGACTTTTTGCAA